A window of the Lolium perenne isolate Kyuss_39 chromosome 7, Kyuss_2.0, whole genome shotgun sequence genome harbors these coding sequences:
- the LOC127315804 gene encoding putative F-box protein At2g02030, whose protein sequence is MVSSELRVPPAPKRPCRHVRSAAAVVALSQDVILEILSWLPAKSLYRSRCVSKEWRALISSPSFLAAHRSRAEPLFIAMFDSIRGTKSLQLMDTEGTVVRVVEGPDGVWTFRASLGDLVCFSSGYNSSGTLVVDLATGKTILSCSESVVGVPMNYTCFGFGRAVQSGSLKVFRLVPRSGVEQMCEVLTLGDSAKWRQTQSPPMTVSLWYSRCNGVMANGALHFLSWEDRDDVLSFDLDNEKWKVIHGPQGVVGDMEPIRITELNGTLCMAHIVEPVINIWLLSDLDQSIWIKAYTMPRDPVFCYVVPLRVLRLGGHLLFYYYNSSELKLRVYDPHLGKCTDMTTPPNLLGKIGLCSSNLDPRFCGQP, encoded by the coding sequence ATGGTGTCGTCGGAGTTACGGGTTCCTCCAGCGCCTAAAAGGCCCTGCCGTCATGttcgctccgccgccgccgtggtcGCACTATCACAAGACGTCATCTTGGAGATCCTATCGTGGCTGCCGGCGAAGTCGCTGTACCGATCGCGGTGCGTGTCCAAGGAGTGGCGCGCCCTCATCTCCAGCCCATCCTTCCTCGCCGCGCACAGGTCCCGCGCAGAGCCGCTTTTCATCGCCATGTTTGATTCCATCCGCGGTACAAAGTCTTTGCAGCTGATGGACACGGAGGGCACCGTCGTGAGGGTGGTGGAGGGCCCAGATGGGGTTTGGACGTTCCGCGCGAGCCTCGGCGACCTCGTCTGCTTCTCCTCCGGCTACAACAGCTCCGGTACCCTCGTGGTGGATCTAGCCACCGGGAAGACGATACTGTCTTGCTCGGAATCGGTTGTCGGCGTGCCAATGAACTATACATGCTTCGGCTTTGGACGCGCCGTGCAGTCCGGCTCGCTCAAAGTCTTCCGTCTCGTCCCTAGGTCAGGAGTTGAACAGATGTGCGAGGTCCTCACGCTAGGAGACAGCGCCAAGTGGAGGCAGACACAATCGCCCCCGATGACGGTCTCTCTCTGGTATAGCCGTTGCAATGGAGTCATGGCCAATGGTGCCTTGCATTTCTTGTCCTGGGAGGACCGTGACGATGTACTCTCCTTCGACCTCGATAACGAGAAGTGGAAGGTGATCCATGGGCCACAAGGAGTCGTCGGCGACATGGAGCCCATAAGGATAACCGAGCTAAATGGCACCTTATGCATGGCTCACATAGTGGAGCCTGTGATCAATATATGGCTCTTAAGTGATTTAGACCAAAGCATTTGGATCAAAGCGTACACGATGCCGAGGGATCCGGTCTTCTGTTATGTGGTGCCTTTGAGAGTGTTACGTCTCGGTGGGCACCTGCTCTTCTACTACTATAATTCCTCAGAGCTAAAGCTACGAGTATACGATCCTCATTTGGGAAAGTGCACCGACATGACGACGCCGCCGAACCTTCTTGGCAAAATTGGCCTTTGCAGTTCGAACTTGGATCCCAGATTTTGTGGCCAGCCTTAG